In Rhododendron vialii isolate Sample 1 chromosome 9a, ASM3025357v1, the following are encoded in one genomic region:
- the LOC131299473 gene encoding pentatricopeptide repeat-containing protein At2g13600-like: MGLVSQIASETIGPLLHCCSITKAIRYGLSLHAAVVKSGMQIDVVVSNHILNMYAKCGRITSARKVFDEMSERRNLVSWSAMISGYAQSKQPRMAIEIFSKMTRLHYSNEYVLASAVSACASLLALTQGQQIHALSLKFSYSGVSFVANSLITMYMKCGQCNDALCVFSTLSEPDLVSYNGLIAGLVENEQPDKGFEVYREMCRQGLLPDRLTFVGIWGTCSTTEDLRRGMALHCQTIKLNLDSTPFTGNVIMTMYSKYAMIEEAEKTFRLIKEKDVISWNTIIATCCHCDDHEKGLSIFKEMANGDSLWLDDFTYASALASCAWLASIRHGKQIHGHLIRAKLDRDVGLDNALLNMYAKCGCIGNAYTVFSQMDCHNIISWNSIIAGFGNHGHGSKALELFHQMKEIGLEPDSVTFVAVLVACNHAGLVDEGQTYFNSMDEIYGIAPEIEHLSCLIDMLGRAGRLKEAEEYMEKFLFRQDPIVLGSILSACRLHGDVLIGERLARNLLKLQPVTTSPYVLLSNMYASDGMWNCVAKARKMLNASGLKKEPGHSLIEVKGVVEKFTIGDFSHSRIEEIVHALKTLSCERDEVRRYY, encoded by the coding sequence ATGGGGCTTGTCTCTCAAATTGCATCGGAAACTATTGGTCCACTTTTGCACTGTTGTTCCATAACCAAAGCGATTCGATATGGGCTTTCCTTACATGCTGCCGTTGTCAAATCAGGTATGCAAATTGATGTTGTTGTCTCCAATCACATTCTAAACATGTACGCCAAGTGTGGGAGAATCACGTCTGCACGCAAGGTGTTCGATGAAATGTCCGAGAGGAGAAACCTTGTTTCTTGGTCTGCTATGATATCTGGCTATGCCCAATCTAAACAACCCAGAATGGCTATTGAGATTTTCTCTAAGATGACGAGGCTTCACTACTCGAATGAATATGTACTTGCTAGTGCTGTTAGTGCCTGTGCTAGTCTCTTGGCTTTGACACAAGGCCAGCAAATTCATGCACTTTCCCTAAAATTTAGCTACTCTGGTGTTTCTTTCGTTGCCAACTCCCTAATCACAATGTACATGAAATGTGGTCAATGTAACGATGCCTTGTGTGTTTTCAGTACTTTGTCTGAGCCGGACTTGGTGTCTTATAATGGCCTTATTGCTGGGTTGGTAGAAAATGAACAACCAGACAAAGGGTTTGAAGTCTACAGAGAAATGTGCCGACAAGGTCTGCTCCCAGACCGTTTAACTTTTGTGGGCATATGGGGAACTTGTAGCACAACAGAGGATTTGAGGAGAGGAATGGCATTGCATTGCCAAACAATCAAACTCAACCTTGACTCCACCCCTTTTACTGGAAATGTTATAATGACAATGTACTCGAAGTACGCCATGATAGAAGAAGCAGAGAAGACCTTCAGATTGATCAAAGAGAAAGATGTCATTTCATGGAATACAATTATTGCTACTTGTTGCCACTGCGATGATCATGAAAAGGGTTTGAGTATTTTCAAAGAGATGGCCAATGGAGATAGTTTGTGGCTCGATGACTTCACGTATGCTAGTGCTCTTGCTTCATGTGCTTGGTTGGCTTCTATACGCCATGGCAAGCAGATTCATGGTCATCTGATCAGAGCAAAGTTGGATAGAGATGTTGGTCTTGATAATGCGCTCCTAAACATGTACGCTAAATGTGGATGCATTGGAAACGCTTATACTGTTTTCAGCCAAATGGACTGCCATAATATTATATCATGGAATAGTATCATAGCTGGATTCGGAAATCATGGGCATGGCTCAAAGGCCCTAGAATTGTTTCATCAAATGAAAGAAATTGGTTTGGAGCCAGATTCTGTTACATTTGTTGCAGTTCTTGTAGCATGCAATCATGCAGGGCTTGTTGATGAGGGTCAAACGTACTTCAATTCTATGGATGAAATCTATGGGATTGCCCCTGAAATTGAGCATTTATCTTGCCTCATAGATATGCTTGGACGAGCTGGGAGACTTAAGGAGGCTGAAGAGTACATGGAAAAGTTTCTGTTTAGGCAAGATCCAATTGTTTTAGGGAGTATTCTTTCTGCGTGTAGACTGCATGGAGATGTATTAATTGGGGAACGTTTGGCAAGAAACCTTCTGAAACTTCAACCTGTTACTACTTCACCCTATGTCCTATTGTCCAATATGTATGCTTCAGATGGGATGTGGAATTGTGTTGCTAAGGCTAGAAAAATGCTGAATGCTAGTGGATTGAAGAAGGAGCCTGGCCATAGTCTGATTGAAGTGAAGGGAGTTGTTGAGAAGTTCACAATTGGTGATTTTTCACATTCGAGAATTGAAGAGATAGTGCACGCTCTCAAGACATTGAGCTGTGAAAGGGATGAAGTACGTAGATACTATTGA